One genomic window of Octopus bimaculoides isolate UCB-OBI-ISO-001 chromosome 2, ASM119413v2, whole genome shotgun sequence includes the following:
- the LOC106876997 gene encoding kynurenine--oxoglutarate transaminase 3 isoform X3, with translation MFHEQFSLQGFPDFKPPASATDALIEAASNKNHLLHQYTRGFGQSRLVDVLSKVYSPIMGRTIDPFKEILISVGGYGALYSCINGFLNPGDEVIIIEPFFDCYEPMVRTAGGIPVFVPLRIKDSASDGKMSSAQWKLDEKEFASKFTENTKLLILNTPSNPVGKVFSRSELEMIAALCIKHDVLCISDEVYEWLTYDGNKHLKIATIPGMWERTLTVGSAGKTFCATGWKTGWTIGPAELITSAMVVHQNSVYHVPTITQEAVAIAFEKELQHLNTPKSYFQSLPLEITRKRDALADVLLDLGMQPTIPEGGFFMLADISSLGITIPEDGTDDPKDFKFVRWLIKEKRFAAIPPSAFYSFDHKHLGEKYIRLCFMKEDETLEAAIKILKEWKQTLKH, from the exons ATGTTCCATGAACAATTTAGTCTACAG GGTTTTCCAGACTTTAAACCACCAGCATCTGCTACAGACGCTTTGATAGAAGCTGCTAGTAACAAGAACCATTTACTACACCAATATACTCGAGGTTTT GGACAAAGTCGATTGGTTGATGTATTATCAAAGGTATATTCGCCAATAATGGGCCGTACAATTGATCCATTTAAGGAAATACTCATTTCAGTTGGAGGTTATGGTGCTCTTTACAGTTGTATAAATGGTTTCTTGAACCCAGGAGATGAG GTTATTATCATTGAGCCATTTTTTGACTGCTATGAACCAATGGTCAGAACTGCTGGTGGAATACCAGTTTTTGTTCCTTTAAGAATT aaAGATTCTGCATCTGATGGCAAGATGTCAAGTGCCCAATGGAAACTTGATGAAAAAGAATTTGCTAGTAAATTCACTGAGAACACAAAATTATTAATCTTAAACACTCCAAGCAACCCTGTTGGGAAG GTTTTCAGTCGATCTGAGCTGGAGATGATAGCTGCCTTATGTATAAAGCATGATGTATTATGTATTTCTGATGAAGTTTATGAATGGCTCACTTACGATGGAAATAAGCATCTCAAAATTG ccACAATTCCTGGAATGTGGGAGAGAACTCTAACCGTTGGCAGTGCTGGAAAAACATTTTGTGCAACTGGCTGGAAGACTGGCTGGACAATTGGACCTGCTGAACTTATTACTTCTGCTATGGTTGTACACCAGAACAGTGTTTATCATGTACCAACTATTACACAA gAAGCTGTGGCAATAGCTTTTGAGAAGGAACTACAGCATTTAAACACACCCAAGTCCTATTTTCAGTCACTACCTCTTGAAATTACAAGGAAACGTGATGCTTTAGCAGATGTATTACTTGATCTTGGTATGCAACCAACCATTCCAGAAGGTGGATTCTTTATGTTGGCTGACATCAGTTCTCTCG GTATCACTATTCCTGAGGATGGTACTGATGATCCGAAAGATTTCAAGTTTGTGCGATGGCTGATAAAAGAGAAG CGTTTTGCTGCAATTCCCCCCTCAGCATTTTACAGTTTTGACCACAAACATCTGGGAGAGAAATATATTCGCTTGTGTTTTATGAAG GAGGATGAAACATTGGAAGCAGCAATTAAGATACTGAAGGAATGGAAACAGACCCTGAAGCATTGA
- the LOC106876997 gene encoding kynurenine--oxoglutarate transaminase 3 isoform X2 — MSTKLSLAKKYYGSEKNVWVEMSKLAVDYNVVNLGQGFPDFKPPASATDALIEAASNKNHLLHQYTRGFGQSRLVDVLSKVYSPIMGRTIDPFKEILISVGGYGALYSCINGFLNPGDEVIIIEPFFDCYEPMVRTAGGIPVFVPLRIKDSASDGKMSSAQWKLDEKEFASKFTENTKLLILNTPSNPVGKVFSRSELEMIAALCIKHDVLCISDEVYEWLTYDGNKHLKIATIPGMWERTLTVGSAGKTFCATGWKTGWTIGPAELITSAMVVHQNSVYHVPTITQEAVAIAFEKELQHLNTPKSYFQSLPLEITRKRDALADVLLDLGMQPTIPEGGFFMLADISSLGITIPEDGTDDPKDFKFVRWLIKEKRFAAIPPSAFYSFDHKHLGEKYIRLCFMKEDETLEAAIKILKEWKQTLKH, encoded by the exons GGTGGAAATGAGTAAACTGGCTGTAGACTATAATGTTGTCAACCTTGGACAG GGTTTTCCAGACTTTAAACCACCAGCATCTGCTACAGACGCTTTGATAGAAGCTGCTAGTAACAAGAACCATTTACTACACCAATATACTCGAGGTTTT GGACAAAGTCGATTGGTTGATGTATTATCAAAGGTATATTCGCCAATAATGGGCCGTACAATTGATCCATTTAAGGAAATACTCATTTCAGTTGGAGGTTATGGTGCTCTTTACAGTTGTATAAATGGTTTCTTGAACCCAGGAGATGAG GTTATTATCATTGAGCCATTTTTTGACTGCTATGAACCAATGGTCAGAACTGCTGGTGGAATACCAGTTTTTGTTCCTTTAAGAATT aaAGATTCTGCATCTGATGGCAAGATGTCAAGTGCCCAATGGAAACTTGATGAAAAAGAATTTGCTAGTAAATTCACTGAGAACACAAAATTATTAATCTTAAACACTCCAAGCAACCCTGTTGGGAAG GTTTTCAGTCGATCTGAGCTGGAGATGATAGCTGCCTTATGTATAAAGCATGATGTATTATGTATTTCTGATGAAGTTTATGAATGGCTCACTTACGATGGAAATAAGCATCTCAAAATTG ccACAATTCCTGGAATGTGGGAGAGAACTCTAACCGTTGGCAGTGCTGGAAAAACATTTTGTGCAACTGGCTGGAAGACTGGCTGGACAATTGGACCTGCTGAACTTATTACTTCTGCTATGGTTGTACACCAGAACAGTGTTTATCATGTACCAACTATTACACAA gAAGCTGTGGCAATAGCTTTTGAGAAGGAACTACAGCATTTAAACACACCCAAGTCCTATTTTCAGTCACTACCTCTTGAAATTACAAGGAAACGTGATGCTTTAGCAGATGTATTACTTGATCTTGGTATGCAACCAACCATTCCAGAAGGTGGATTCTTTATGTTGGCTGACATCAGTTCTCTCG GTATCACTATTCCTGAGGATGGTACTGATGATCCGAAAGATTTCAAGTTTGTGCGATGGCTGATAAAAGAGAAG CGTTTTGCTGCAATTCCCCCCTCAGCATTTTACAGTTTTGACCACAAACATCTGGGAGAGAAATATATTCGCTTGTGTTTTATGAAG GAGGATGAAACATTGGAAGCAGCAATTAAGATACTGAAGGAATGGAAACAGACCCTGAAGCATTGA
- the LOC106876997 gene encoding kynurenine--oxoglutarate transaminase 3 isoform X1 has translation MFRTWTFYVNLSGISYRKMSTKLSLAKKYYGSEKNVWVEMSKLAVDYNVVNLGQGFPDFKPPASATDALIEAASNKNHLLHQYTRGFGQSRLVDVLSKVYSPIMGRTIDPFKEILISVGGYGALYSCINGFLNPGDEVIIIEPFFDCYEPMVRTAGGIPVFVPLRIKDSASDGKMSSAQWKLDEKEFASKFTENTKLLILNTPSNPVGKVFSRSELEMIAALCIKHDVLCISDEVYEWLTYDGNKHLKIATIPGMWERTLTVGSAGKTFCATGWKTGWTIGPAELITSAMVVHQNSVYHVPTITQEAVAIAFEKELQHLNTPKSYFQSLPLEITRKRDALADVLLDLGMQPTIPEGGFFMLADISSLGITIPEDGTDDPKDFKFVRWLIKEKRFAAIPPSAFYSFDHKHLGEKYIRLCFMKEDETLEAAIKILKEWKQTLKH, from the exons GGTGGAAATGAGTAAACTGGCTGTAGACTATAATGTTGTCAACCTTGGACAG GGTTTTCCAGACTTTAAACCACCAGCATCTGCTACAGACGCTTTGATAGAAGCTGCTAGTAACAAGAACCATTTACTACACCAATATACTCGAGGTTTT GGACAAAGTCGATTGGTTGATGTATTATCAAAGGTATATTCGCCAATAATGGGCCGTACAATTGATCCATTTAAGGAAATACTCATTTCAGTTGGAGGTTATGGTGCTCTTTACAGTTGTATAAATGGTTTCTTGAACCCAGGAGATGAG GTTATTATCATTGAGCCATTTTTTGACTGCTATGAACCAATGGTCAGAACTGCTGGTGGAATACCAGTTTTTGTTCCTTTAAGAATT aaAGATTCTGCATCTGATGGCAAGATGTCAAGTGCCCAATGGAAACTTGATGAAAAAGAATTTGCTAGTAAATTCACTGAGAACACAAAATTATTAATCTTAAACACTCCAAGCAACCCTGTTGGGAAG GTTTTCAGTCGATCTGAGCTGGAGATGATAGCTGCCTTATGTATAAAGCATGATGTATTATGTATTTCTGATGAAGTTTATGAATGGCTCACTTACGATGGAAATAAGCATCTCAAAATTG ccACAATTCCTGGAATGTGGGAGAGAACTCTAACCGTTGGCAGTGCTGGAAAAACATTTTGTGCAACTGGCTGGAAGACTGGCTGGACAATTGGACCTGCTGAACTTATTACTTCTGCTATGGTTGTACACCAGAACAGTGTTTATCATGTACCAACTATTACACAA gAAGCTGTGGCAATAGCTTTTGAGAAGGAACTACAGCATTTAAACACACCCAAGTCCTATTTTCAGTCACTACCTCTTGAAATTACAAGGAAACGTGATGCTTTAGCAGATGTATTACTTGATCTTGGTATGCAACCAACCATTCCAGAAGGTGGATTCTTTATGTTGGCTGACATCAGTTCTCTCG GTATCACTATTCCTGAGGATGGTACTGATGATCCGAAAGATTTCAAGTTTGTGCGATGGCTGATAAAAGAGAAG CGTTTTGCTGCAATTCCCCCCTCAGCATTTTACAGTTTTGACCACAAACATCTGGGAGAGAAATATATTCGCTTGTGTTTTATGAAG GAGGATGAAACATTGGAAGCAGCAATTAAGATACTGAAGGAATGGAAACAGACCCTGAAGCATTGA